The following proteins come from a genomic window of Elusimicrobiota bacterium:
- a CDS encoding response regulator — protein sequence MIESPARILVAEDDAGQVDVLRALLGQDAHQVITAADGREALETARREFPDLILLDVLLPGMNGFEVCQRLRQDPATCLIPIILLTCLGDTRDKVTGFKLGADEYVAKPYDAMELLARVERTLQRSREDLAANPLTGLPGGVALEREIRRRTAAGESFAVGRVDIRSLNVYSRAYGYEKGDHVVRLVGMILKSAVQELADKKDLAVHWGSDDFGFLTSVARAAVVAARVLENADALLAMQLTAADRARGAIHRDGPPPVDGPPLGLSIGITDVGSGGPAHPAAVLDESEKTLREAKAHPGGPLVRRFAV from the coding sequence GTGATCGAATCCCCGGCGCGCATTCTCGTCGCCGAAGACGACGCCGGGCAAGTCGATGTGTTGCGCGCCCTGTTGGGGCAGGACGCCCACCAAGTCATCACCGCCGCCGACGGCCGGGAGGCTCTCGAAACGGCCCGGCGGGAGTTCCCGGATTTGATCCTTTTGGATGTCCTGTTGCCGGGGATGAACGGTTTCGAAGTGTGTCAGCGCCTGCGCCAGGACCCGGCCACTTGTCTCATCCCGATCATTCTGCTCACCTGTCTGGGCGACACCCGGGACAAAGTCACCGGTTTCAAGCTCGGCGCCGACGAATATGTCGCCAAACCCTACGACGCCATGGAACTGCTGGCGCGGGTGGAGCGCACGCTCCAGCGCAGCCGGGAGGACCTGGCCGCCAACCCCTTGACGGGCTTGCCCGGCGGGGTTGCTCTGGAACGGGAAATTCGCCGTCGAACCGCCGCCGGGGAATCCTTCGCCGTGGGGCGCGTGGACATTCGAAGCCTCAACGTGTACAGCCGCGCCTACGGTTACGAGAAAGGGGACCACGTCGTGCGGTTGGTCGGCATGATCCTCAAAAGCGCCGTGCAGGAGTTGGCCGACAAAAAAGACCTGGCCGTGCATTGGGGTTCGGACGATTTCGGATTTTTAACCAGCGTGGCCCGGGCGGCCGTGGTGGCCGCCCGCGTGTTGGAGAACGCCGACGCTTTGTTGGCCATGCAGTTGACCGCCGCGGACCGCGCCCGCGGCGCGATCCACCGGGACGGTCCGCCGCCCGTGGACGGACCCCCTCTGGGCCTGTCCATCGGCATCACGGACGTCGGGTCGGGCGGTCCGGCCCACCCCGCAGCGGTTCTCGACGAGTCGGAAAAAACCCTTCGCGAAGCCAAGGCCCACCCCGGGGGGCCCCTGGTCCGGAGGTTCGCCGTCTAA